CCTTCGTTTTTTAAGATCTTAACTCAATTTGTTATTCTTTTTTCAAAGTTATGTTAGTGTCATTATTAAATGATGCTAAAATATTAGAAATCAGTAGGATATATCATGTCTAATACAGTAAGCGGTACAGTAAAATGGTTTAACGAAACTAAAGGTTTCGGTTTCATTCAACAAGACAATGGTCCAGACGTGTTTGCACACTTCAAAGAGATCTCTGGTTCAGGTTTCAAAACTTTGCACGAAGGTCAACGTGTAACGTTTACTGTTACTCAAGGTCAAAAAGGCCCAAATGCTGTAAATATTATTCCACAATAATATTTCAGTAAGAAAAAAAGCACTATTTAGTGCTTTTTTTATTTTAGGCTTAAAAGGAATTCTATTTTCTTTTAAGCGCTATAAAAGCCCTCTATAAGAGGGCTTTTTGTTCTTTTATCTAATCGTTTGTAAGTCTAACAAGTTTCTGCAATCACTCATCGATTGCTTGTTTAAAGCATAGATCTAGTGTAGGTGTGAAATATAAATTATCAGGAATAGATATGTGTTAGATTGAAAAATCTTTAGATAAGAAATTTTATATTTCACGGAATTGTTAATGAACGTTCGACTGTGTTATGCCAGCCAACGAAACGAAAAAAATGAAGATTTATTGCAAGATTTACGTGATATCCTAACAGAAGCTAGAAATTTCAATGATTTGAATCAAATTTGTGGTGTGCTCTATTATGCTGATAATGCTTTCTTTCAATGCTTAGAAGGTGAACAAGACTTAGTAGAGCGATTATTTGAAAAAATTAAAAATGATCAAAGGCATTACAATGTTAAATGGCTATGTACATATTCCATCGAGAAGAACTCTTTTCAGCGTTGGTCAATGAAATATGTACAGCGTAATACGAATATTGAATCTTTCTTTTTAAGTATGGGAGAAACTAGTTTTAATCCTATTTGTCTTGATGAGCAAAGTTTAAAAATTTTCTTAAATGAATTATTAAGTGCCGAGCAAAGTAAAATTAATACAGTTAAGAAAGTCGGCATGGTTAAGCGTGGGGTGAATCCTTTTTAGCTATCACACCAATATGGATGGTTTTGAGTTTAGGAATCATTTTAGTCATCACCAGATAGACAATGACTGAACTTGAGAGCATCCATATCACTTCTAAACTCTGGCTGATCACAAACATTGCCCAGTAAAAAAAGCTAAATAAGGCAAGACACAGTCCGCTACCTTTGAAATACCAAGTAATGAATATTCCAAAAAGTGCTGAAGAGAGCAGAAGGTTAGTCGTCTCATTCATTCCAAGGTAGTTAAAGAAAATAATCAGTAAGCATAAAGCTAACATTGATAGTAAATATACAAATATATTTTTTGCAATAAACATTTTCTATACCCTATCTGATGATTAAAAAAGATCTTTCCTTTGTTTCCAGAGGAAAGATAGTACATATTAATTTTTTGAGATTCTTTTTCTATTATTAAGATTTTTTATATTAATAAAGATAACGTTACCGTTTCTCCAGATCTCTTCATTAATATTCAGCTTTCTATTTAATAGTAAAGAGTGCTTATATGTACTGAAATTAATTATAGGAAAAACAATTAGTTGTGTTGTAGGTTTTAACTTACATGATTGTGAGAAAATGCCTACATTTGTATAAAAAATAGACAAAATTTACAAAATAAGGTTTATTAAAAATCATATTTAACAAATGGTTATTGGTTTTATTGTTAAAAATAGCTTTACATAAATAACAAAAAGTAACATCTACTTGATGAGGATAATTTTAAAAATGAAAAGTATTAATTTGATAGCAAATACTTTGTTTAAATAATTTTTAACGATTGATAAAATATTTTATTGTTGAAGTATATTTTTAATAAATAAAATTTATATTTTTTGGTAATTTAAATACTTTTTTGTGAATTGAAATACCCATATATCTTTATAGTATGTCTATATTTAAAAATAAGGTGCTTTTAAAATTTCAAAGAAAACTATGTTTCAATATAAATAAAACTAAAAAGCATAATTTCGCAAAATTTGAATATTGACCAGTGTAGATATGGCTACACTGGTTTCCTGATGTTCGAGTGAGTTAATCGGAACGTATCGCTAACCAATGACTCATTTCTGGCCAAACCGCAGTAGGAGCTTGGCTTCCAGAAACGACACCCATATGGCCACCTGGAACGACTTTAAAGGTTTTGTCTCGGCTGCTAATTAAAGTCATGAGTGGCTTAACAGCATCAGCAGTCACAATAATATCTGTGCTGCCACCGACCGCGAGCACTGAACATTCAATATCTTTTAGATAAG
This region of Acinetobacter sp. XS-4 genomic DNA includes:
- a CDS encoding cold-shock protein, whose product is MSNTVSGTVKWFNETKGFGFIQQDNGPDVFAHFKEISGSGFKTLHEGQRVTFTVTQGQKGPNAVNIIPQ
- a CDS encoding AnBLUF65 family BLUF photoreceptors; amino-acid sequence: MNVRLCYASQRNEKNEDLLQDLRDILTEARNFNDLNQICGVLYYADNAFFQCLEGEQDLVERLFEKIKNDQRHYNVKWLCTYSIEKNSFQRWSMKYVQRNTNIESFFLSMGETSFNPICLDEQSLKIFLNELLSAEQSKINTVKKVGMVKRGVNPF